Proteins from a single region of Chloroherpeton thalassium ATCC 35110:
- a CDS encoding esterase/lipase family protein, producing MAEISGNPVVIIEGVGFWDSLYDEMKDALSAAVPKEKIFITPVSVIDWIGFPPSPERSTNRVMKSLDETLRRVAQAFPNEPVTLVAHSGGGTIAMIYLLGKSFQGDAYEPYPMIQKLITLGTPYHTLETYGKMKSDFIFEHLTPDFFQKIEVISITSDSWMGKQIGSVSEMASYYFYQNVSGRGDLPGDGIVTVESCTLDGARNVVIQGIEHLPTPNTPWYGASVGVKQWIEFL from the coding sequence ATGGCAGAGATTTCAGGCAATCCGGTTGTGATCATTGAGGGCGTCGGTTTTTGGGACTCGCTCTATGATGAGATGAAAGACGCACTTTCCGCAGCCGTTCCTAAGGAGAAAATTTTTATTACGCCGGTTTCGGTCATTGATTGGATCGGGTTTCCGCCAAGCCCCGAGCGTTCTACCAACCGCGTGATGAAGTCGCTTGACGAAACACTTCGCCGCGTGGCGCAAGCTTTTCCGAACGAGCCGGTCACGCTGGTGGCGCATAGCGGCGGCGGCACAATTGCAATGATCTATTTGCTCGGAAAGTCGTTTCAAGGCGATGCCTACGAACCCTATCCGATGATTCAAAAATTAATCACGTTAGGCACGCCGTATCACACGCTGGAAACTTATGGCAAAATGAAATCCGATTTCATTTTCGAGCATCTCACACCGGATTTTTTCCAAAAAATTGAAGTGATTTCTATCACCAGCGATTCATGGATGGGCAAGCAAATCGGTTCGGTCTCGGAAATGGCGTCGTATTATTTTTACCAAAATGTCTCCGGTCGCGGCGATTTGCCGGGCGACGGCATCGTGACCGTAGAAAGCTGCACTTTAGACGGCGCAAGAAATGTCGTGATTCAGGGCATCGAGCATTTGCCGACGCCGAACACGCCTTGGTACGGTGCAAGCGTCGGCGTGAAGCAATGGATTGAATTTCTATAA
- a CDS encoding SDR family oxidoreductase, giving the protein MVKVLDGQVAIITGASRGIGRAVALRLAEMGCNVVVNYVRNDEMANALLKELQAFGVEAIKVKADVRYSENLKTVFNETKTYFGRLDIFVSNAAKGVFGPVQRIGANGFDLAMATGPKALLVGAQEAAKLFGEKGGKIVALSSIGSLRCLPAYAAVGTAKAGLEAMVKYLAVELGPKNVHVNAVSGGPIDTDALDDFGDPDSLKVSWAEKTPLRRVGTVDDIAGIVAFLCTKDAQWIQGQTIVADGGLTLTM; this is encoded by the coding sequence ATGGTAAAAGTATTAGATGGTCAGGTGGCAATTATTACCGGAGCATCTCGCGGGATCGGTCGGGCGGTGGCGCTCAGGCTGGCAGAGATGGGGTGCAATGTGGTTGTCAATTATGTCAGAAATGACGAAATGGCCAATGCGCTTTTGAAGGAATTGCAAGCGTTTGGCGTGGAAGCCATCAAGGTGAAGGCCGATGTGCGTTATTCCGAAAATTTGAAGACGGTTTTTAACGAGACGAAAACCTATTTCGGTCGGCTGGATATTTTCGTAAGCAATGCGGCCAAAGGTGTGTTCGGACCTGTTCAGCGAATTGGTGCGAACGGATTTGACCTTGCGATGGCGACTGGGCCAAAAGCATTACTCGTCGGGGCGCAAGAGGCAGCAAAGCTTTTTGGCGAAAAGGGTGGAAAAATCGTGGCGCTCTCGAGCATCGGCAGCCTGCGTTGCTTGCCTGCGTATGCAGCGGTTGGCACGGCCAAAGCCGGTTTGGAAGCGATGGTGAAATATTTGGCGGTTGAATTGGGTCCGAAAAATGTTCATGTGAACGCCGTTTCCGGCGGCCCGATTGACACCGACGCACTGGACGATTTCGGCGACCCGGATAGCCTAAAAGTTTCATGGGCGGAAAAAACCCCGCTGCGCCGTGTCGGCACGGTCGATGACATTGCTGGAATCGTCGCGTTCCTTTGCACCAAAGATGCACAGTGGATTCAGGGGCAAACCATCGTCGCCGACGGCGGACTGACTTTGACGATGTAG
- a CDS encoding DUF5655 domain-containing protein — protein sequence MAIFEVKNGTVKPVKLSQFNSEKELQRLVETNLGAIFNCRFVASEFSTGNVHAGRIDSLAISEDSNPVIIEYKKVASSELITQSLYYLHWMKDHKGDFEMAVNKALGNEIEIDWSDIRVICLAPEYKKYDLHAAQVIGANIELWQYKLYENGVFNIEEVHRKITTATSHEHESNNGKNPVMVEAGRKAAITRKTATYTIEQHSEILTEPLSDLFNDVREYIIGLNEAVEEVPKKRYVAYKTSQNFACLQIYKTKITVYLKLNPDEVGTMPTQGRDVRAIGHFGTGDFELTIKSFSDFEETKHLINEALKNIGG from the coding sequence GTGGCAATCTTTGAAGTAAAGAACGGAACCGTTAAACCGGTCAAGCTAAGTCAATTCAATTCTGAAAAGGAGTTGCAACGGCTTGTTGAAACAAATTTAGGGGCGATTTTTAACTGCCGTTTCGTTGCTTCCGAATTTTCAACCGGTAATGTTCATGCCGGGCGAATTGATTCGCTGGCTATTTCTGAAGACTCAAATCCTGTCATCATTGAATATAAAAAAGTCGCTTCATCGGAGTTGATTACGCAAAGTTTGTATTATTTGCATTGGATGAAAGACCATAAAGGCGATTTTGAGATGGCGGTAAACAAGGCGTTAGGAAACGAAATTGAAATAGATTGGTCTGATATTCGCGTGATTTGTTTAGCGCCTGAATACAAAAAATATGATTTACATGCAGCGCAGGTCATCGGCGCAAATATTGAACTATGGCAATACAAGCTTTATGAAAACGGAGTTTTTAATATCGAAGAAGTTCATCGCAAGATAACGACGGCGACAAGCCATGAGCATGAAAGTAATAATGGAAAAAATCCCGTAATGGTTGAGGCCGGACGAAAAGCTGCAATTACAAGAAAAACAGCAACTTATACCATCGAGCAGCATTCCGAAATTTTAACCGAGCCGCTTAGCGACTTGTTCAACGACGTTAGGGAATACATTATCGGATTGAATGAAGCCGTTGAAGAAGTCCCTAAAAAACGTTATGTCGCGTATAAAACCAGCCAAAATTTTGCTTGTCTCCAAATATACAAAACAAAAATAACGGTTTATCTCAAACTAAATCCTGATGAGGTCGGCACGATGCCTACGCAGGGCAGAGATGTGAGGGCGATTGGGCATTTCGGCACAGGCGATTTTGAACTGACTATCAAGTCTTTTAGCGACTTTGAAGAGACAAAACACCTCATTAACGAAGCTTTGAAAAACATCGGCGGATAA
- the rpmG gene encoding 50S ribosomal protein L33 — protein MAKGKGNRIVITLECTEAKGAGVPPSRYSTTKNKKNNPERLEIKKYSPYLKRHTVHKEIK, from the coding sequence ATGGCAAAGGGCAAAGGAAATCGTATTGTTATCACACTTGAATGTACTGAGGCAAAAGGCGCTGGTGTTCCACCGTCAAGGTACTCAACCACGAAGAACAAGAAAAACAACCCTGAGCGCCTTGAGATTAAGAAATATAGTCCATACCTCAAGCGCCACACGGTTCATAAAGAAATCAAGTGA
- a CDS encoding S8 family serine peptidase, protein MNHQKNFRWLTFLLFFSFSTQIVFSKPNADNWSFISKQTCGIDAFLDAHPNADGRGVIIVILDTGIDLGAPGLQKTSLGTRKVIDVQDFSGGGDVRLRKPIVVKTDSGIVVQDSSKMVSAVGVEKFGLSVDTDSLLFGYFDEQQFQNSDFNDFDGDNRSRSRFVILAFKTDSGYVALIDANGNHRLDDETPIRSYKRNFDTFTFSQKISGKRPPITCALNLFPEKQLVVLHFDDSSHGTHVAGIAAGHNIFSTNGEDTYDGVAPGAELVSCKISKGAIGDLTTTGSIKAGFDYAAKLSESQAKPVVVNMSFGVPSVIEGNSDIEKYIDKLILNHPNLFVCLSNGNEGPGLSTTGLPAASFRAISVGALLNVDIAQSSFGSLQQKNRMWNFSSRGGEVPKPDIVAPGSTHSSVPNYTSRTLSSGTSMSSPYVAGSVALLLSGLYEYDQPGLLRHEYPQHVVKAAIRTSATAMPGYTELDCGAGLLNVPSAFARLCAYQKSGFNKSLVNYKLETTCFNLGTDVECPASYWRAAVLPDENTPRIFNVSAAFPDSISLEARSDFFRIYDLRATEPWLKPFQKTIFLKGDKPSSVSLLYDKKRLQKPGLYVGKVVATRTNKRLAKSKRKVKDEVEFELLNTVIVPYTFSLKDNYQVLLKKQRLNSGEIGRYFFAVPNGCSSFRVRLISENQEPINLSASISNHEGFVVGYVPPMAENELATEENITGDELEPGIYEVTVDADRFGRPKTISYTLQATIDLVDMKEEFQLPNKLQFKIVNSGSRNIYGTFNSSVDGYERTWSDSVFARQVYRKPIKFYENDRAINLEIRVTPEDYNKNTDVALIVVDSSGRKVAFKTLEHTTESLFIFNPYKKGVESTVFLEIDYGFALDDKEDFVVFLAKEFHHIPVNLLDCVPGATHLIPSQPQTIEVSVPELPAVPEGFRPRGFIRFEEATSGILHLQRYFYFDK, encoded by the coding sequence ATGAACCACCAAAAAAACTTTCGTTGGCTAACCTTTCTGCTCTTCTTTTCATTCTCAACTCAAATTGTCTTTTCTAAACCGAATGCCGACAATTGGAGCTTCATTTCCAAGCAAACCTGCGGAATCGATGCGTTCCTGGATGCGCATCCAAATGCGGATGGTCGCGGCGTTATTATCGTAATTTTAGATACAGGAATTGATCTTGGCGCGCCAGGTTTGCAAAAAACATCGTTAGGTACGCGAAAAGTCATCGATGTGCAAGATTTTTCGGGAGGCGGAGATGTTCGGTTGCGCAAGCCGATTGTTGTGAAAACTGATTCGGGCATTGTTGTTCAGGATTCTTCAAAGATGGTTTCTGCGGTTGGCGTTGAAAAGTTCGGTTTATCCGTAGATACAGATTCACTGCTTTTTGGCTACTTTGATGAACAGCAGTTTCAAAATTCGGATTTCAATGATTTTGATGGAGATAACAGGTCGAGATCGCGGTTTGTCATTTTAGCGTTTAAAACCGATAGCGGCTACGTGGCGTTAATTGATGCAAATGGCAACCATCGGCTTGATGATGAAACGCCAATTCGTTCCTACAAGCGTAATTTTGATACCTTCACTTTTTCGCAAAAAATTTCCGGCAAAAGGCCTCCTATAACCTGTGCGTTAAATCTTTTTCCCGAAAAGCAATTGGTTGTTCTGCATTTTGATGATAGCTCGCATGGAACACATGTTGCCGGAATTGCTGCTGGTCACAACATTTTTTCAACAAATGGCGAGGACACTTACGACGGCGTGGCGCCAGGTGCTGAATTGGTTAGTTGCAAAATTAGCAAGGGCGCAATTGGCGACCTAACAACTACCGGTAGCATCAAAGCGGGATTTGATTATGCCGCAAAACTTTCTGAAAGTCAAGCAAAACCGGTGGTCGTGAATATGAGCTTTGGCGTGCCATCGGTCATTGAGGGAAATTCCGACATTGAAAAGTACATCGACAAACTGATTTTAAATCATCCAAATTTATTTGTGTGTTTGTCAAATGGAAATGAAGGCCCTGGACTATCGACTACAGGATTGCCAGCTGCTTCATTTCGGGCAATCTCTGTTGGCGCGCTGCTCAATGTGGATATTGCGCAAAGCAGTTTTGGCTCGCTGCAGCAAAAAAATCGAATGTGGAATTTTAGCAGTCGGGGCGGAGAAGTTCCAAAACCGGATATTGTAGCGCCAGGCTCAACCCATTCTAGCGTGCCAAATTACACATCCAGAACGTTAAGCAGCGGCACAAGCATGTCCTCGCCCTATGTGGCAGGAAGTGTTGCCTTATTGTTGAGCGGCCTTTACGAGTATGATCAACCTGGTCTTTTGCGCCATGAATATCCTCAGCATGTGGTGAAAGCGGCCATTCGAACTTCGGCAACCGCAATGCCAGGTTATACAGAACTTGATTGCGGCGCAGGGCTTTTAAATGTTCCCAGCGCTTTTGCGCGGCTGTGCGCTTATCAAAAAAGCGGATTTAACAAAAGTTTAGTAAATTATAAACTTGAAACCACTTGTTTTAATCTTGGAACGGATGTTGAGTGTCCGGCATCGTATTGGCGCGCGGCTGTTTTGCCCGATGAAAATACGCCAAGAATTTTTAATGTTTCAGCAGCGTTTCCTGATAGTATCTCCCTTGAGGCGCGGTCAGACTTTTTTAGGATTTACGACCTTCGCGCAACCGAGCCTTGGCTAAAGCCTTTTCAAAAAACGATTTTTTTGAAAGGTGATAAGCCCTCTTCAGTGAGTCTTTTGTACGATAAAAAAAGATTGCAAAAGCCTGGCCTGTATGTGGGAAAAGTGGTTGCAACCAGAACGAACAAGCGCCTCGCGAAAAGCAAAAGAAAAGTTAAGGACGAAGTGGAGTTCGAGCTTCTAAACACAGTCATTGTCCCATATACCTTTTCCCTGAAAGATAATTATCAAGTGTTGTTAAAAAAGCAGCGTCTCAATTCGGGCGAAATTGGGCGCTACTTTTTTGCCGTTCCCAATGGTTGTTCCTCTTTTCGTGTGCGTTTGATTTCGGAAAATCAAGAGCCGATAAACCTGAGCGCGTCGATTAGTAATCATGAAGGATTTGTGGTTGGATACGTGCCGCCAATGGCCGAAAATGAGCTGGCAACAGAAGAAAACATTACCGGTGATGAATTAGAGCCAGGTATTTATGAAGTTACCGTAGATGCGGATCGGTTTGGCCGTCCAAAAACCATTTCATACACGCTGCAAGCGACGATTGATTTGGTTGACATGAAAGAAGAATTTCAGTTGCCGAATAAGCTCCAATTTAAAATTGTGAATTCCGGTAGCCGAAATATTTACGGTACGTTCAATAGCAGCGTTGATGGCTACGAGCGCACTTGGTCTGATTCGGTTTTCGCGCGTCAGGTTTATCGAAAACCCATCAAATTCTATGAAAATGATAGAGCAATAAACCTTGAGATTCGTGTAACGCCAGAAGATTATAATAAGAACACCGATGTTGCGTTGATCGTCGTAGATAGTTCAGGTAGAAAAGTTGCCTTTAAAACGCTTGAGCACACAACCGAATCACTATTTATTTTTAACCCTTACAAAAAAGGTGTCGAATCCACAGTTTTCCTTGAAATTGACTACGGATTTGCCTTAGACGATAAAGAAGATTTTGTCGTTTTTTTGGCAAAAGAATTTCATCATATACCGGTCAATTTATTGGATTGTGTGCCCGGCGCCACCCACTTAATCCCTTCTCAGCCGCAAACCATTGAGGTGAGCGTCCCAGAATTGCCTGCTGTGCCGGAAGGTTTTCGCCCGCGCGGATTTATTCGGTTTGAAGAAGCCACAAGCGGGATACTTCATTTACAGCGATATTTCTATTTTGATAAATAA
- a CDS encoding DUF4921 family protein, whose amino-acid sequence MTRPKKQFVEDVVGAIPLMRYDVYYHYMPDGTIKQINPFTGSEVWSVPGRGNKPLANEIPETAKELPYKEKEDYCSFCESRYYETPPEKARIIKENGQYKTLQAVPSSKYFETQAEFRRTPNLFEIVSLDYWRKNYGYKMNQVQNAWREQYLSDSDGVKHICEVVDYKLSRMGRSYDAIKSVPLDEKLSIADAFFGGSHELIIAKRHYIDKARYDTQLYSSGEMTPEEHYQYFKFTTEALSDIYTNNRYVRYVSVFQNWLKLAGASFDHIHKQLVGLDSWSLSIENQIQMVRDNPNIFNEYGPNFAIHHNLVFAENNYAIAYAAIGHRYPTIAIYSKSNHPRPQEHSDEEIRGVSDLVHACHVGMGNQISCNEEWNYTPIDSVYNMPWRILIKWRINIPAGFEGNTGIYINPISPHQLRDKMVPRLYEMRAQGLIAFGVSIAEECPCKFNCLTYHFR is encoded by the coding sequence ATGACAAGGCCTAAGAAACAATTTGTAGAAGATGTAGTTGGTGCTATTCCTTTGATGCGTTATGACGTGTACTATCACTACATGCCAGATGGCACCATTAAACAAATTAATCCTTTCACCGGAAGCGAAGTTTGGTCTGTTCCTGGCAGAGGCAATAAGCCGCTGGCCAATGAAATTCCCGAAACGGCCAAAGAACTGCCATATAAAGAAAAAGAAGATTATTGCTCTTTTTGTGAGTCGCGTTATTACGAGACACCGCCAGAAAAGGCACGTATCATAAAGGAAAACGGCCAATACAAAACGCTGCAAGCCGTGCCTTCTTCAAAATATTTCGAGACGCAGGCCGAGTTTCGCCGCACGCCGAATCTGTTTGAAATTGTCTCGTTGGATTATTGGCGCAAGAACTACGGTTATAAAATGAATCAAGTGCAGAATGCGTGGCGCGAGCAGTATTTAAGCGATAGTGACGGCGTGAAGCATATATGCGAAGTTGTGGATTATAAACTTTCCCGAATGGGACGGTCGTATGATGCCATCAAGTCTGTTCCGCTGGATGAAAAGCTATCCATTGCCGATGCGTTTTTTGGTGGAAGTCACGAGTTAATTATTGCAAAGCGCCACTACATCGATAAGGCGCGCTACGATACACAATTGTATAGCTCGGGTGAGATGACGCCAGAAGAGCATTATCAATACTTCAAATTTACAACCGAAGCATTAAGCGATATTTATACAAACAATCGTTATGTGCGTTATGTTAGTGTTTTTCAGAACTGGCTCAAACTTGCAGGCGCATCGTTTGATCATATTCATAAGCAGCTTGTCGGTTTAGATAGCTGGTCGTTGAGCATTGAGAACCAAATTCAAATGGTTCGTGACAATCCAAATATTTTCAACGAATACGGGCCGAATTTCGCTATTCATCATAACTTGGTATTTGCCGAAAATAACTACGCCATTGCTTATGCGGCGATTGGTCATCGTTACCCAACCATCGCAATTTATTCAAAATCAAATCATCCGAGACCGCAAGAGCACAGCGATGAAGAAATTCGCGGCGTAAGCGACTTGGTTCATGCGTGCCATGTGGGGATGGGCAATCAAATTTCCTGCAACGAAGAGTGGAATTACACGCCAATTGACTCTGTTTATAACATGCCTTGGCGCATTTTAATTAAGTGGCGAATCAATATTCCAGCGGGATTTGAAGGCAATACAGGCATTTACATCAATCCGATTAGCCCTCATCAGCTTCGCGACAAAATGGTTCCGCGACTTTATGAAATGCGTGCGCAAGGTTTAATCGCGTTTGGCGTGAGCATTGCTGAAGAGTGCCCTTGCAAATTCAATTGCTTGACTTATCATTTTCGTTAA
- a CDS encoding M14 family zinc carboxypeptidase, with the protein MPLSDLINSNRFPHNRFRHFSDVRNELIALAERHADLGRYVQIGESEESRPIDAFVLGNGAKKISLIAGAHSDEPVGTETLSLLISELLDNPDAYRHYLEAYQFAVVPHINPDGEFRNRIWKDKWPDFPAYMQHAFRELPGRDLEFGFPNMRVENEAVAQFLKDFAPFHAHLSLHGMGFSEGAMFLIDKDNIAITEFFRDKVERFSRAEGLDMHDHDRHGEKGFIYIRSGFSSTPESEAMRKFFLEQNDPDTARLFHQTSMEYVKSLGGSPLCLVTELPLFEVKKRGEKVKLKGVPEAYLKLKSRLPEMKLRLERNETIDDLLDDFEIKSLPIATAVKIQLHTIELALKSVG; encoded by the coding sequence ATGCCGCTTTCCGATTTGATCAATTCGAACCGCTTCCCTCACAATCGCTTCCGCCATTTTTCAGACGTGCGCAACGAGCTGATTGCGCTTGCCGAACGACATGCGGATTTGGGGCGATATGTCCAAATCGGTGAAAGTGAGGAATCGCGCCCGATTGATGCCTTCGTGCTGGGTAACGGGGCAAAAAAAATCAGCCTGATAGCCGGCGCACATTCCGACGAACCGGTCGGCACGGAAACGCTTTCGCTTCTCATCTCCGAACTGCTCGACAATCCCGATGCTTATCGGCATTATTTGGAAGCCTATCAATTTGCCGTCGTTCCGCATATCAATCCCGACGGCGAGTTTCGTAATCGAATTTGGAAAGATAAGTGGCCGGACTTCCCCGCTTATATGCAACATGCGTTTCGCGAATTGCCCGGCAGGGATTTGGAATTCGGCTTCCCCAACATGCGCGTTGAAAACGAAGCCGTCGCCCAGTTTTTGAAGGATTTTGCGCCGTTTCATGCGCATTTAAGCTTGCATGGCATGGGATTTTCGGAAGGCGCGATGTTTCTTATCGATAAAGACAACATTGCAATAACAGAATTCTTTCGAGACAAAGTCGAACGCTTTTCCCGAGCGGAGGGCTTGGACATGCACGACCACGACCGGCATGGCGAAAAAGGCTTCATTTACATTCGCTCCGGATTTTCCTCCACGCCGGAATCGGAAGCCATGCGCAAGTTTTTTCTCGAACAAAACGACCCGGACACCGCTCGGCTTTTTCACCAAACGTCAATGGAATACGTGAAATCGCTCGGCGGCTCGCCGCTTTGTTTGGTCACAGAATTGCCGCTTTTTGAAGTTAAAAAGAGAGGTGAAAAAGTGAAGCTGAAAGGTGTGCCGGAAGCTTACTTGAAATTGAAATCGCGCCTTCCGGAAATGAAATTGCGGCTCGAACGAAATGAAACAATTGACGATTTGCTCGATGATTTTGAAATAAAATCGCTGCCGATTGCAACCGCCGTTAAAATTCAGCTTCACACCATCGAGCTGGCGCTAAAATCCGTCGGCTGA
- a CDS encoding FAD:protein FMN transferase produces MLYEINLQKYMMGTTVEIKAVHPDILEAKKGIYFAFKEIERIDKRLGYQGNGSDVARINDFAGKHPVKIGAETFRLLARAKAYAEKYQGDFDPTIGAIAELWGFNLNRPPSLPQDADLQQTLPLVNYRRLILSENDTTAFLTRKNMRLDLGGIAKGYAIDRAVEILRRNKVENFIIKAGGDMFVSGMKSATEKWQIGIRHPRAPGEIFAIMEIKDCAISTSGDYERFFMKDAVRYHHILDPKTGRPSRRCKSVSVLSETSAEATDVLSTTLFIKGIAEIRAAGTFKNYLILDETGNLHLDSTLVHRYKLRTLTKFPIGGN; encoded by the coding sequence GTGCTATACGAAATCAACCTTCAAAAATACATGATGGGAACGACGGTCGAAATCAAGGCCGTTCATCCCGACATTTTGGAGGCGAAAAAAGGCATTTATTTCGCGTTCAAGGAAATCGAGCGCATTGATAAGCGATTGGGCTATCAAGGCAACGGAAGCGATGTGGCGCGAATCAACGATTTTGCCGGAAAGCATCCCGTGAAAATCGGCGCGGAAACTTTCCGGCTTTTGGCTCGCGCAAAAGCTTACGCGGAAAAATATCAGGGCGACTTTGACCCAACCATCGGCGCAATTGCCGAACTTTGGGGCTTTAACCTCAATCGCCCGCCGTCACTGCCCCAAGACGCAGACCTTCAACAAACTCTCCCACTCGTCAATTATCGCCGACTGATTTTAAGCGAAAACGACACCACCGCTTTTTTAACCCGAAAAAACATGCGCTTGGATTTGGGCGGTATTGCAAAAGGCTATGCCATAGACCGCGCCGTTGAGATTTTAAGACGCAACAAGGTTGAAAATTTCATCATCAAGGCGGGCGGTGATATGTTCGTTTCGGGGATGAAATCGGCGACCGAAAAGTGGCAAATCGGGATTCGCCACCCCAGAGCGCCGGGCGAAATTTTTGCCATCATGGAGATAAAGGATTGCGCGATTTCCACAAGCGGCGATTACGAACGCTTTTTTATGAAAGACGCCGTGCGCTATCATCACATTTTAGACCCGAAAACCGGTCGTCCCTCGCGCCGCTGCAAAAGCGTCAGCGTCCTTTCCGAAACCTCCGCCGAAGCCACCGACGTGCTTTCCACAACGCTTTTCATCAAAGGCATCGCAGAGATTCGCGCCGCCGGGACTTTCAAGAATTACTTAATTTTGGACGAAACCGGCAATTTGCACTTAGACAGCACATTGGTTCACCGCTACAAGTTGAGGACTTTGACAAAGTTTCCGATTGGGGGGAATTAG
- a CDS encoding NusG domain II-containing protein produces MDRRIFLKRSMQMLVALPFTGMATGLLSAVEHAPAESGFSLSILTGSPEQALDMAQSLIQRHFGTAGQVQYSEFAVAGENIGEIALVKNSRLVNYKLQGDALSRDLARMARKLDVLTKVKNPTCLQFTSGAPSSQPEKVRVFRQNTLIEEVSFSAKEDKIFTVEGLKGAMSVQIKNGAVSVAETSCRHKTCVQMGTVKEAGRSLVCIPNQITVALSGSGKNDAIVF; encoded by the coding sequence ATGGATAGACGGATTTTTTTAAAGAGAAGTATGCAAATGCTGGTTGCGTTGCCCTTCACCGGCATGGCGACAGGGCTGCTTTCGGCGGTGGAACACGCACCGGCTGAGAGCGGATTTAGCTTGAGCATCCTAACCGGCTCGCCCGAGCAGGCGCTCGACATGGCACAAAGCCTGATTCAACGGCATTTCGGAACGGCGGGACAGGTTCAATATTCCGAATTTGCAGTAGCAGGTGAAAATATCGGCGAAATTGCGCTTGTCAAAAACAGCCGTCTGGTAAATTACAAACTTCAAGGCGACGCCTTATCTCGCGACCTCGCCCGCATGGCTCGAAAACTGGATGTTTTAACAAAAGTAAAAAACCCGACTTGCCTTCAATTCACTTCGGGAGCGCCGAGTTCGCAGCCGGAAAAAGTGCGCGTTTTCAGACAAAACACGCTGATTGAGGAAGTTTCGTTCTCTGCGAAAGAGGATAAAATATTTACGGTGGAAGGCTTAAAAGGCGCGATGTCCGTTCAAATCAAAAACGGCGCGGTGAGCGTGGCGGAAACGTCTTGCAGGCACAAAACTTGTGTGCAAATGGGAACGGTCAAAGAGGCCGGACGCTCGCTCGTTTGCATTCCGAATCAAATCACCGTTGCGCTTTCGGGTTCGGGAAAAAACGATGCGATTGTTTTTTAG